The segment TCCTCGCGCCGCAGCACATTGGCCCAGCGCGGCGCCACCAGCACCAGTTCGTCGAAACCCATGACCTTGATGGCACGCGCGGCGGCGCCCACATTGCCGGCGTGGCTGGTCTGGATCAGCACGAAACGGGTACGAAAAGGGGTGGTTTGCATGGAAATGGGGCGCTGCGGGTAAAATCTGGCCCTATTGTCGCCGCCCGCATCGCCGAACCGGCTTTCTGCTCTTCAGCTTCCAGGGCCCGTGCCATAGTCCGCGCCCCCAACGCCTCCACAATTTATGTCGTCCCCCAATCTGCACCCCATGCTCAACGTGGCCATCAAGGCCGCCCGCGCCGCCGGCGCCATCATCAACCGCGCTGCGCTCGACGTCGAGGCCGTGCGCGTCTCGCAGAAGCAGGTGAACGACTTTGTGACCGAGGTGGACCACGCCAGCGAAGAGACCATCATCGAAACGCTGCTCACCGCCTACCCGGGCCACGCCATCTGGGGTGAGGAGACCGGCCGCACGCGCGGCGCCCAGGATTCGGACCACGTCTGGATCATCGACCCGCTGGACGGCACCACCAACTTCATCCACGGCTTCCCGGTCTATTGCGTCAGCATCGCGCTGGCCGTCAAAGGCAAGGTCGAGCAGGCCGTCATCTACGACCCCTCGCGCAACGACCTCTTCACCGCCACCAAGGGCCGCGGCGCCTACATGAACGAGCGCCGCATCCGCGTGAGCAAGCGCACCCAGCTCTCGCAGTGCCTGATCTCCACCGGTTTCCCCTTCCGCCAGGGCGACAACTTCCCGGCCTACCTGGCCATGATGAGCGACGTGATGCAGCGCACCGCCGGCCTGCGCCGCCCGGGCGCGGCCGCGCTGGACCTGGCCTATGTGGCCGCCGGTTTCACCGATGGTTTCTTCGAGACCGGCCTGAGCCCCTGGGACGTGGCCGCCGGCTCGCTCTTGGTCACCGAGGCCGGTGGCCTGGTGGGCAACTTCACCGGTGAATCGGACTTCCTGGAACAGAAGGAATGCCTGGCCGGCGCCCCGCGCATCTACGGCCAGCTGGTGCCCCTGCTGCACAAGTACAGCAAGTTCGCCGGTGCCGGCGAGAAAGCCGAAGCGCGCCAGAACGCCGACAAGCTCAGCCTGTCCTCGGGTAACGGGAACGGCAACGGCGACGAGCGCGACCAGGGCGCTTTCGAGTAATCAGCAGTTGAACGCCGGCCTTATGCCGGTATGACGGTGTGGCCTAACGGCCCTGGGCGACCAAAGAGGTACCCCTGGAACACGGCGCAGCCGCTGTCCAGCAGGAACTGGCGCTGCCCCTCGGTCTCCACGCCCTCGGCCACGGCCTGCAGGTCCATGCTCTGGGCCAGGGCCAGGATGGTGCGCACGATGGCCGCATCGTTGGGATCGGTCAGCACGTCACGCACAAAGGACTGGTCGATCTTGAGCTGGTCCAGCGGCAGGCGCTTGAGGTAACTCAGCGATGAGTAACCCGTGCCGAAATCGTCCAGCGCGAAACGCACACCGCGTTCGCGCAAGGCGCCCATCTTGCGGATGGCGTCTTCCACGTCGCTGATCAGCACACTCTCGGTCAGCTCCAGCTTCAGGTACTGCGGGTCGACACCGGTCTCGTCCAGCACGGCCTGGACCTGGCTCACGAAATCGGCCTGGCGGAACTGGCGCGCGCTGACGTTGACCGCCAGGCTGAGCTTGCGGGTGGCGGGCTGATCTGCCCAGGCCACCAGCTGGCGGCAGGCCGAGCGCAGCACCCACTGGCCGATCAGCAGGATCAGGCCGGACTGCTCGGCCAGGGTGATGAACTCGCCCGGCATCACCATACCGCGCCCGGGATGGCGCCAGCGCAGCAGCGCCTCGTAGCCGACGATCTTGTTGTAGCCATCGACCACCGGCTGGTAATGCAGCAGCAGTTCCTCGCGCTGCAGGCCCTGGCGCAGGTCGGCATCGAGCGCGGCGCGCGCCAGCACCGTGGCCTGCATCTGCGGGTCGAAGAAACGCAGGGTGTTGCGCCCGGCCGCCTTGGCCTGGTACATGGCCACGTCGGCACGCTTGAGCAGCTCGTCCACGCCCAGCGAGGCGCCGGAAAACAGCGTGATGCCGATGCTGGGCGAACTGTTGTGCTGGCGGCCCACCAGTTCGTAGGGGGCGTTGAGGCGGGCCAGTATCTTCTCGGCCACCAGCTCGGCCTGGCCGGCGGCATCGGCATCGCTCTCGCTCAGGTCTTCCAGCATCACCACGAACTCGTCGCCGCCGAAACGTGCCGCCGTGTCGCCCTCGCGCAGGCAGGAGACCAGTCGCAAGGCGACCTGCTCCAGCAGCAGGTCGCCCACATCGTGGCCCAGCGTGTCGTTGAGGTCCTTGAAGTTGTCCAGGTCGATGAACAGCAGGGCACCGTAGCGTTTGCTGCGCGCGCTGGTGACCTGGGCGTGCGAGAGCCGGTCCATCAGCAGGCGCCGGTTGGGCAGGCCGGTCAGGGTGTCGTAGAAAGCCAGGCGCTGGGTTTCGTCCTCGGCGCGCTTGCGCTTGCTGATGTCGCGCCCGATGCCGCGGTAACCGCGGAACTGCCCCTGGCCATCGAAGATCGGCGTGCCGCTGACGGCCACCCAGTAGGGCTGCCCGTCAGCGTCGAGCCGCTGCAGCTCCAGGTCGCGGAAGGACTGGTGCGATTCCAGCACACGGCGGTGGGCGTCCCAGTCGTCCGCGCCCAGGTTCAGCGCGCCCAGCTCCCAGCGTGTCTTGCCCAGGCTCTCGTCCCGGGTCATGATGGACTTGCCGTCGCGGTAGCCCACGAAATTCGTGAAGCGGAAGTTCTCGTCGATCTCCCAGTACCAGTCGGAGGAGAGGTCGGTCAGGCTGCGGAAGCGCGCTTCGCTCTCCTGCAGCCGGGCTTCGGCCAGCTTGCTCTCGGTGATGTCGCGCACGGCGCCATAGGACGCCAGCTCGCCGCTGGGCTCGCGCACCGTGACGGAATTGCCGCGCACCCAGCGTGCCCCCCCCTCCGGATGCCGGATGCGGAACTCGTGCTGCCAGGAAGCGCCGTCGTGGAAAGCCGCGCGCATGGAGTCGAACAGCGCCGGTATGTCCTGCGGCTCGATCATGCTGAACAGCTTTCTTGCATCGTTCCTCACCTCTTCCGGCGAGACATGGAACATGCGGCGTACGCTCTCGCTGATGAAAGGGAAGCTCACCTGGCCGCCCTCCCGGTGCTGGTACTGGAACAGCACGTCGGGCACCCGGCTGGTGAGCTTTTCGATGAACTCGAGCTTCTCCTGCAGGATGTGGGCGGCCTGCATCTCGGCCGTCACGTCCATCACCACGCCGAAATCCGTGATGCTGCCGTCACTGTTCTGATGGCGCCGCATGCGGCTGCGCCGCCAGTAGATGCTGCCGTCAGGATGGATGGACCGGTACTCGACGATGCGCCCGTCCATGCTGCTGCGTGCCGCCAGGAAGACCGGAAGGTCGTCGGGGTGAATGCGGCCGCGGGCCTGGCCACGCGTGCGCACGGGACCGATCTTGTCGAAATCGATGTTCTGCAGTCCGCCGGAAAAATGGATGGTCGCACCGCCGTCGCTGGTGCTCCAGTGACCGACCCGGGCCAGTTCCTCGGTCAGGTTGTACAGGTCGAGCTGGGCGCTGAGTTTTTCATTGGCCTGCGCCAGCGCCAGCTCACCGGCGCGCAGCGACTCCTCGGCCATACGCTCGGTGGTGATGTCCTTGATGTACATCAGGATGTGCTTCTCGCCATCCACGTCCATCAGCGTGCCGTTGAGGCGCACCAGGCGTTTGCCCCGGTCCTTGAGATGGACGATGGCCTCGTAGTCCCGCAGGCGGCCGCTGACACGCAAGGCGGCCACGGCCGCTTCGCGGCTGGCCTGGTCGGGCCAGTGCCCGATCTCCACCACGGTATGGCCGATCACCTCCTCGCGGGTGTAGCCGGTGACGGCCAGCCACTCCTGGTTGACGTCGACGATCAGGCCATCGGCCAGGCGCGACAGGCCGATGGCCTCCGGGCTTTCGTCAAAAGCAGCGCTGAAAAGTTTCTCGCTATGGCGCCGCTGACGCTCCAGCAGCTCCCAGTCCCGCTCACGCTCCTGCAAACGCAGTTCAACCTCGCGCAATCGGGCACGAAGTTGCGTGTTCTCGTTCTTGTCGTCAGCTGTACCCATGAAAGATGCCGGTCGGCAGCGTCCCGCGCCAGCCTGACGGCTGTGCCCCTGGATGCTGTCCTGAAGTGTTGGAGGATGTTAATCGAGTTGGGGTCAGGGGCTCCCCGGCTCCGCGGGAATAAGTCCTGAAAGCCGGTATTCCTGCCTCATCCGGGGGCCGGGGGGCCAACCGGCGGTGGCAAGGGTCATGCCGGCGGCGGGAGCGGGAAAACCGGGCAAACGCTACATTCGGCGCTGCACACCGCATCCCCCGCAGGCCATGACCCCGTCCCAAGACTACAAAGGCAACAAGCAGTCCCTGCCCGGCAAACCCTGCAGCGTCTGCGGCCGCCACATGAGCTGGCGCAAGAAATGGGAAAAAAATTGGGAGCAGGTCAAGTACTGCTCCGAAGCCTGCCGCCGCGCCCGGCCTGCCGCATGAGCACGCTGCGCTCGCTCGTGCTGGTGCTGGGCGACCAGCTCGATCTGCAGGCGACCGCCTTCGACGGCTTCGATCCGGCGCAGGACCGCGTCTGGATGGCCGAGGTGGCCGAGGAATCCACCCACATCCCCTCCGGCAAGCCCCGCACCGTGCTTTTCCTCAGCGCCATGCGCCATTTCGCACAGGCCCTGGCACAGATGAGCCGGCCGTTGCACTACGTGCGGCTGGACGAGACCGGCAACCGAGGCAGCCTGGCGCCCCAGCTGGCGCACGACCTGGCCACCTTGCAGCCGCAGCAACTCATCATGACGGCGCCGGGCGACTGGCGCGTGCTCAAGGCCCTGCAAGCCACGGCCGCTGCCGCCGGCCTGCCCCTGGAGATCCGCGACGACCGGCATTTCTACACCACGGTGCGCGACTTCGCCGCCCATGCCCGCGGCCGCAAGAGCCTGCGCATGGAGTACTTCTACCGCGAGCAGCGCAAGAAACACCAGGTGCTGATGGAGGGCGAGCAGCCCGCCGGCGGCCAGTGGAATTTCGACGCCGACAACCGCCAGGCTTTCGGCCCCCAGGGCCCGGGTTTCGTGCCGCCGCGCAGCCGCTTCGAACCCGACGCGATCACGCGCGAGGTCATGGCCCTGGTGCAGCAGCGTTTTGCCACGCACCCGGGCGAGCTGGAGAGCTTTGCCTGGCCGGTCACGCGCGCGCAGGCCCTGCAGGCGCTCGATGACTTCATCACGCAGCGCCTGGCCGATTTCGGCCACTGGCAGGACGCGATCTGGCCGGGTCAGCCCTGGCTCTACCACGCCCACCTCTCCGCCGCCCTCAACCTCAAGCTCCTCCATCCGCGCGAGGTGGTGGCCCGGGCCGAGGCCGCGTACCGCACCGGCCAGGTGCCGCTGTCCAGCGCCGAGGGTTTCATCCGCCAGATCCTGGGCTGGCGCGAGTACGTGCGCGGCATCTACTGGACGCAGATGCCGCAGTACCTCGAAGGCAATGCGCTCGACGCCCATGAAGACCTGCCCGCCTGGTACTGGACTGGCCGCACCGATCTGGCCTGCCTGGCCGACGCCATCAGCCAGACGCTGCAGCACGGCTACGCGCACCACATCCAGCGCCTCATGGTGACCGGCCTGTTCGCCCTGCTCTATGGCGTGGAACCCCGGCAGGTGCACGCCTGGTACCTCGGCGTCTACGTGGACGCGGTGGAATGGGTGGAGCTGCCCAACACCCTGGGCATGAGCCAGTACGCCGACGGCGGCCTGATGGCCAGCAAACCCTATATCGCCAGCGGCAAATACATCGAACGCATGAGCCCCCTGTGCAAAGGCTGCCGTTACGACCCGGCCCAGCGCACCGGCGAACGCGCCTGCCCCATCACCACGCTGTACTGGGATTTCCTGCTGCGCCACGAAGCCCTGCTGGCGAGCAACCCGCGCACCGCGCTGCAGGTCAGGAACCTGGCCCGGCTGGACGCGGCCGAGCGCCTGGCCGTGCAGGCGCGTGCCGACGCCATCCGCCGCGGCGAGGTCGGCACGCTGGACTGAGAGGGTGGTAAGCGGCCCCGTGCCAAACGGGGCGTTTTGCCATAAGCT is part of the Rhodoferax sp. BAB1 genome and harbors:
- a CDS encoding inositol monophosphatase family protein: MSSPNLHPMLNVAIKAARAAGAIINRAALDVEAVRVSQKQVNDFVTEVDHASEETIIETLLTAYPGHAIWGEETGRTRGAQDSDHVWIIDPLDGTTNFIHGFPVYCVSIALAVKGKVEQAVIYDPSRNDLFTATKGRGAYMNERRIRVSKRTQLSQCLISTGFPFRQGDNFPAYLAMMSDVMQRTAGLRRPGAAALDLAYVAAGFTDGFFETGLSPWDVAAGSLLVTEAGGLVGNFTGESDFLEQKECLAGAPRIYGQLVPLLHKYSKFAGAGEKAEARQNADKLSLSSGNGNGNGDERDQGAFE
- a CDS encoding EAL domain-containing protein, encoding MGTADDKNENTQLRARLREVELRLQERERDWELLERQRRHSEKLFSAAFDESPEAIGLSRLADGLIVDVNQEWLAVTGYTREEVIGHTVVEIGHWPDQASREAAVAALRVSGRLRDYEAIVHLKDRGKRLVRLNGTLMDVDGEKHILMYIKDITTERMAEESLRAGELALAQANEKLSAQLDLYNLTEELARVGHWSTSDGGATIHFSGGLQNIDFDKIGPVRTRGQARGRIHPDDLPVFLAARSSMDGRIVEYRSIHPDGSIYWRRSRMRRHQNSDGSITDFGVVMDVTAEMQAAHILQEKLEFIEKLTSRVPDVLFQYQHREGGQVSFPFISESVRRMFHVSPEEVRNDARKLFSMIEPQDIPALFDSMRAAFHDGASWQHEFRIRHPEGGARWVRGNSVTVREPSGELASYGAVRDITESKLAEARLQESEARFRSLTDLSSDWYWEIDENFRFTNFVGYRDGKSIMTRDESLGKTRWELGALNLGADDWDAHRRVLESHQSFRDLELQRLDADGQPYWVAVSGTPIFDGQGQFRGYRGIGRDISKRKRAEDETQRLAFYDTLTGLPNRRLLMDRLSHAQVTSARSKRYGALLFIDLDNFKDLNDTLGHDVGDLLLEQVALRLVSCLREGDTAARFGGDEFVVMLEDLSESDADAAGQAELVAEKILARLNAPYELVGRQHNSSPSIGITLFSGASLGVDELLKRADVAMYQAKAAGRNTLRFFDPQMQATVLARAALDADLRQGLQREELLLHYQPVVDGYNKIVGYEALLRWRHPGRGMVMPGEFITLAEQSGLILLIGQWVLRSACRQLVAWADQPATRKLSLAVNVSARQFRQADFVSQVQAVLDETGVDPQYLKLELTESVLISDVEDAIRKMGALRERGVRFALDDFGTGYSSLSYLKRLPLDQLKIDQSFVRDVLTDPNDAAIVRTILALAQSMDLQAVAEGVETEGQRQFLLDSGCAVFQGYLFGRPGPLGHTVIPA
- a CDS encoding DUF2256 domain-containing protein; its protein translation is MTPSQDYKGNKQSLPGKPCSVCGRHMSWRKKWEKNWEQVKYCSEACRRARPAA
- a CDS encoding cryptochrome/photolyase family protein; protein product: MSTLRSLVLVLGDQLDLQATAFDGFDPAQDRVWMAEVAEESTHIPSGKPRTVLFLSAMRHFAQALAQMSRPLHYVRLDETGNRGSLAPQLAHDLATLQPQQLIMTAPGDWRVLKALQATAAAAGLPLEIRDDRHFYTTVRDFAAHARGRKSLRMEYFYREQRKKHQVLMEGEQPAGGQWNFDADNRQAFGPQGPGFVPPRSRFEPDAITREVMALVQQRFATHPGELESFAWPVTRAQALQALDDFITQRLADFGHWQDAIWPGQPWLYHAHLSAALNLKLLHPREVVARAEAAYRTGQVPLSSAEGFIRQILGWREYVRGIYWTQMPQYLEGNALDAHEDLPAWYWTGRTDLACLADAISQTLQHGYAHHIQRLMVTGLFALLYGVEPRQVHAWYLGVYVDAVEWVELPNTLGMSQYADGGLMASKPYIASGKYIERMSPLCKGCRYDPAQRTGERACPITTLYWDFLLRHEALLASNPRTALQVRNLARLDAAERLAVQARADAIRRGEVGTLD